In one Acomys russatus chromosome X, mAcoRus1.1, whole genome shotgun sequence genomic region, the following are encoded:
- the LOC127185818 gene encoding melanoma-associated antigen 10-like produces MPRPRKRRRCMAEGDPEAQSETEGLRNVPITIGEEDSSSSSTCSSSFPSSFSSSSSSNAEMSGTSEEGGGASRASSPSHSVPGALPSYTAVISSPGSQHSVEFESEESEESEESAGPSEALPCAASLSNGERDAKVDELVKYLLFKYLMKEPVTKAEMMSNVIRNYQDHFLVIFREVLECMQLVFGIEIKEIEPAGNTYILVIALELTYDGITTDVQGIPKTGLLIIILSIIFMEGNCASEDMVWGVLNKIGLYAGDKHFIYGEPRRLITEHFVQEGYLEYRQVPDSDPPSYEFLWGPRARAETTKMKILKFLASINGSDPRSYPVWYEEALRDEEERA; encoded by the coding sequence ATGCCCAGACCGCGGAAGCGTAGAAGATGCATGGCTGAGGGAGATCCTGAGGCCCAAAGTGAGACAGAAGGCCTAAGGAATGTTCCAATTACAATAGGAGAAGAAGATTCCTCATCCTCTTCTacttgctcctcctcctttccctcttccttttcttcttcctcgtCTTCCAATGCTGAGATGTCAGGCACTTCAGAGGAGGGCGGTGGTGCTTCCAGAGCCTCAAGTCCTTCTCATAGTGTTCCAGGAGCTTTGCCCTCCTACACTGCTGTGATTTCCTCTCCAGGCAGCCAGCACAGTGTAGAGTTTGAAagtgaggagagtgaggagagtgaggagagtgCAGGCCCCTCCGAGGCCCTGCCATGTGCTGCTTCATTGTCTAATGGTGAGAGAGATGCAAAAGTAGACGAGTTGGTGAAATATCTGCTCTTTAAGTATCTAATGAAGGAGCCAGTCACCAAAGCAGAAATGATGAGTAATGTCATTAGAAATTATCAGGATCACTTCCTGGTGATATTTAGAGAAGTCTTGGAGTGCATGCAGCTAGTTTTTGGCATTGAGATAAAGGAAATAGAGCCTGCTGGCAACACCTATATCCTTGTCATAGCCCTAGAGCTCACCTATGATGGGATCACGACTGATGTCCAGGGCATCCCTAAGACAGGCCTCCTGATAATTATATTGAGCATAATATTTATGGAAGGCAACTGTGCAAGTGAGGACATGGTATGGGGTGTGTTGAATAAGATTGGCTTGTATGCTGGGGACAAACACTTTATATATGGGGAGCCCAGACGCCTCATCACGGAGCATTTTGTGCAGGAAGGGTACCTGGAATACAGGCAGGTGCCTGACAGCGATCCTCCTTCCTATGAGTTCCTGTGGGGCCCAAGGGCCCGCGCCGAAACCACCAAGATGAAAATACTCAAGTTTCTGGCCAGCATCAATGGGAGTGACCCCAGATCATATCCAGTGTGGTATGAAGAGGCTttgagagatgaggaagaacgGGCCTAG